One part of the Brevundimonas subvibrioides ATCC 15264 genome encodes these proteins:
- the gcvT gene encoding glycine cleavage system aminomethyltransferase GcvT, with the protein MTDQTLKTTVLNAAHRALGARMVGFGGYDMPVQYEGVLAEHRWTREHAGLFDVSHMGQCKITGADAIAQFERFVPGDYAALKAGRQKYSLLLNEDGGIIDDLMAGKPDHDGLYVVVNAGNKDEDFAFWRAHLSGDATLTVLDDRALIAIQGPEAAEVMIAHEPVLAEFGFMDCARLMLFGVDCFVSRSGYTGEDGYEISVPAAEAERVWNTILEDARVKPIGLGARDSLRLEAGLPLHGHDIDATTSPVEGSLTFALSKSRMEAADFNGAARILKERAEGPARVRVGLSVKEGAPAREGAEIADANGTVIGTVTSGGPSPTLGRNIAMGYVPPSHAALGTDLQVIVRGRAAAAEVIDTPFVAQRYFRKPKV; encoded by the coding sequence ATGACCGATCAAACCCTGAAGACGACCGTCCTGAACGCCGCGCATCGTGCGCTCGGCGCGCGCATGGTCGGGTTCGGCGGCTACGACATGCCGGTCCAGTACGAGGGCGTCCTGGCCGAGCACCGCTGGACGCGCGAGCACGCCGGCCTGTTCGACGTCTCGCACATGGGCCAGTGCAAGATCACCGGTGCCGACGCCATCGCCCAGTTCGAGCGCTTCGTGCCCGGCGACTATGCGGCGCTGAAGGCCGGGCGTCAGAAATACAGCCTGCTGCTGAACGAGGACGGCGGCATCATCGACGACCTGATGGCGGGCAAGCCGGATCACGACGGCCTGTATGTGGTCGTCAACGCCGGCAACAAGGACGAGGATTTCGCCTTCTGGCGCGCCCACCTGTCGGGCGACGCGACCCTGACCGTGCTCGACGACCGCGCCCTGATCGCCATCCAGGGGCCGGAAGCGGCCGAGGTGATGATCGCCCACGAGCCCGTGCTGGCCGAGTTCGGCTTCATGGACTGCGCGCGGCTGATGCTGTTCGGGGTCGACTGCTTCGTCTCGCGCTCGGGCTACACGGGCGAGGACGGCTACGAGATCTCGGTGCCCGCCGCCGAGGCCGAGCGGGTCTGGAACACGATCCTCGAGGACGCGCGGGTCAAGCCGATCGGCCTGGGCGCGCGCGACAGCCTGCGGCTGGAGGCCGGCCTGCCGCTGCACGGCCACGACATCGATGCCACCACCTCGCCGGTGGAGGGCTCCCTGACCTTCGCCCTGTCGAAGTCGCGGATGGAAGCGGCCGATTTCAACGGCGCCGCGCGCATCCTGAAGGAACGGGCCGAGGGCCCGGCGCGGGTGCGCGTGGGCCTGAGCGTCAAGGAAGGCGCGCCGGCCCGTGAGGGTGCCGAGATCGCCGATGCGAACGGGACCGTCATCGGTACGGTCACCTCGGGCGGACCGTCGCCGACCCTGGGGCGCAACATCGCCATGGGCTATGTGCCGCCGTCGCACGCCGCGCTCGGCACCGACCTTCAGGTCATCGTGCGCGGCAGGGCCGCCGCTGCCGAGGTGATCGACACGCCCTTCGTCGCCCAACGCTATTTCCGCAAACCCAAAGTCTGA
- a CDS encoding alpha/beta hydrolase: MSILDKILGQSDKPRDTPAKADRQMQKVLDELASLGGKPIETLDAAEARRQPTPTDAVKSLLRKDGKDPAADLGVKTTEITIPGAAGPLQARIYKPHEHSEDRLHPVVVYFHGGGFVIADLDVYDGGPRGVSKMADVIVVSVHYRQAPEHKFPAAHDDATAAWKWVLANAQTFGGDPQKIAVMGESAGGNLAINVSIAARDQGLQAPVHQVLVYPLVGNDLNTPSYVENAQAKPLNKAMIEWFVKNTFASEAETADPRVNVVEADLIGLPDSTVILAEIDPLRSEGELLAERLEQAGSSVRHKTFNGSTHEFFGMALVVPDAMAAQTFAAHELKRAFGTAILPI; this comes from the coding sequence ATGTCGATCCTCGACAAGATTCTCGGCCAGTCCGACAAGCCCCGCGACACGCCGGCCAAGGCCGACCGTCAGATGCAGAAGGTGCTGGACGAACTGGCGTCGCTCGGCGGCAAGCCGATCGAGACGCTGGACGCCGCCGAGGCCCGCCGTCAGCCGACCCCGACCGACGCGGTGAAGTCGCTCCTGCGCAAGGACGGCAAGGACCCGGCCGCCGATCTGGGCGTCAAGACCACCGAAATCACCATCCCCGGCGCGGCCGGTCCCCTGCAGGCCCGGATCTACAAGCCGCACGAACATTCCGAGGACCGGCTGCATCCCGTGGTGGTCTATTTCCACGGCGGCGGTTTCGTGATCGCCGATCTCGACGTCTATGACGGCGGCCCGCGCGGCGTGTCGAAAATGGCCGACGTCATCGTCGTCTCGGTCCACTATCGCCAGGCCCCCGAGCACAAATTCCCCGCCGCCCACGACGACGCGACGGCGGCCTGGAAATGGGTTCTGGCCAACGCCCAGACCTTCGGCGGCGACCCGCAGAAGATCGCCGTGATGGGCGAGAGCGCCGGCGGCAACCTGGCCATCAACGTCTCGATCGCCGCCCGCGATCAGGGCCTGCAGGCCCCGGTGCATCAGGTGTTGGTCTATCCGCTGGTCGGCAACGACCTGAACACGCCGTCCTACGTCGAGAACGCCCAGGCCAAGCCCCTGAACAAGGCGATGATCGAGTGGTTCGTGAAGAACACCTTCGCCAGCGAGGCCGAGACCGCCGACCCGCGCGTCAACGTGGTCGAGGCCGACCTGATCGGCCTGCCGGACTCCACCGTCATCCTGGCCGAGATCGATCCGCTACGCTCGGAGGGCGAACTGCTGGCCGAGCGTCTGGAACAGGCCGGATCCAGCGTGCGCCACAAGACCTTCAACGGGTCGACGCACGAGTTCTTCGGCATGGCCCTGGTCGTCCCCGACGCCATGGCGGCCCAGACCTTCGCGGCGCACGAGCTGAAGCGGGCGTTCGGCACGGCCATCCTGCCGATCTGA